One region of Bactrocera neohumeralis isolate Rockhampton chromosome 5, APGP_CSIRO_Bneo_wtdbg2-racon-allhic-juicebox.fasta_v2, whole genome shotgun sequence genomic DNA includes:
- the LOC126759361 gene encoding cysteine-rich venom protein pseudecin-like, producing the protein MLLFVWFHIGLIEATSSIFSKTIPAVPCRKNITCGKEPHIMCESRPPQCEPFQPLKLGADEIYYFLLGHNGLRNRVAEQYNIANMNIVHWSAQLQMRAERFLRRCRVEPDACQNVGPKETRVYHNFHFHHGIIHQKWSAHLVRKWYNEFNYRERWENFNEKRKRGLIGNYSQLIYPTVELIGCNAANLSDGSLFVCYYWPRTSKKYEDGFLYGEPCSQCNPQLPACSRIFRGLCGIDLEISKAVSLQESVEKHVVLILVAVTAILRSLL; encoded by the exons aTGTTACTTTTCGTCTGGTTTCATATTGGTCTTATAGAAGCTACTTCGTCCATTTTTAGCAAAACAATTCCAGCTGTTCCTTGTCGGAAAAATATAACTTGTGGTAAAGAGCCACACATTATGTGCGAG TCTCGACCACCACAATGTGAGCCATTTCAACCACTCAAATTGGGTGCTGATGAAATTTACTACTTTTTATTGGGTCATAATGGTTTGCGAAACCGAGTGGCAGAGCAATATAATATTGCAAACATGAATATCGTG CATTGGAGCGCTCAATTGCAAATGAGAGCCGAACGTTTTCTCAGAAGATGTCGCGTGGAACCGGATGCTTGTCAAAATGTTG GTCCCAAAGAGACGCGAGTGTATCACAATTTTCACTTTCATCACGGTATAATACATCAAAAATGGTCGGCACATTTGGTGCGCAAATGGTACAATGAATTCAATTATCGTGAAAGATGGgagaattttaatgaaaaacgcAAGAGGGGTCTCATTGGCAACTACTCGCAATTGATATATCCTACAGTAGAACTGATTGGATGCAATGCCGCAAA TCTCTCCGATGgttctttatttgtttgttattactGGCCACGCACGTCTAAAAAATATGAAGACGGCTTTCTTTATGGCGAGCCTTGTTCACAATGTAATCCACAGTTGCCGGCTTGTTCACGCATCTTTCGTGGACTATGTGGTATAG ATTTAGAAATATCGAAGGCTGTGAGCTTACAGGAAAGTGTTGAAAAACATGTTGTATTAATTCTAGTCGCTGTAACCGCTATTTTACGATCTTTATTGTAA